DNA sequence from the Malus sylvestris chromosome 10, drMalSylv7.2, whole genome shotgun sequence genome:
AATGGGTCAGATTGTTTATGTTTGCTAGTTTTTCTCCTATTTCTCATGAAAATTGGAGAACCAAAGAGCGGAAGTAAATATGTTAAATGGATCAGATTTTGTTTATGTTTGTAAGTTTTCAGATTGGATTAAGTTGGATTTCTTCCGAGAGAGAAAAGGTAGGGAGGAAATAAGATACCGAAGGGAAGAGACGAGAGAGAGGAAAACCAGACCTGGTTTGACCGTTTGAGGGCTCCAGCCGGCAGGAAAATGATGAGACCCAGTTGCGGAGAACCCAAGTGAAACATGTCAAGTTCAGAAGAGCAGCATACATTCTCATCTGGCAAAACCTGACGCCATCCAATCTGTTGGATTAGGATAATGCTTGGCATGGCCAGAATAGAATAAATATCTGTAAAGGGTGCTAAAAGAGAGGCTCTCATTTTTTCGTCTTCTTGtcgtccaaaaattattttaaaaaaattgattccATTCAGAGCCAGCTTAGTTACACTATTTCGAACAAATCGACAATTATGATAATAAGTAATATGCATTTATCAAGACCACAACCACTCGATGGTAAGCAATCCCCTTCCCATCGTCAGCTAACTCTGTCTCTAATTTTATCAAGACTATGAGGATGAGTGAGATCCTTAGTCGACTTCATAGTTGCTCCATGCAATTAAAACGCAAGTAGAGGATTAATTGAAGAAGTGGGGTATCGAAACGACGTCAATTAGATGACCTGAGTACAGCCGAAACTATATATCAATGGgtatgagagaaagagagagaaaaagagtaaGGTTTCTTAAGGTAATTGAAATTGGTCTATGGTGTTTGATGAAGAGTTGGAATGGACACGAAGAAACTGACATCAAAGACGAGGAAAACGATGATTTCAACTTGGTTGGTGCCGTTGCGATGGCTTCAACTTGCTGGGCCCATGTTTTCATTCATtctatttttcagttttttaattgaaaattaaagtTTACATTGTTCTAATTTTTTGAATGAATCtaaaaagtaagaaaaattaacacaaaaacaaaaacaaaaacaaaagaataaaagaataaaaggtTAAAGATTGTCTTATTAGTTATTCTGCAAAAGGTTAGAGATGTCACTAAAACTATCGTTAAAAAATGGATAGAGAAATAGTATTGATGGGTACGAGAGAATTTTATAGATCACATGACATGTTAATCATTCACCCAAAACATCAAAATTCTACCATGCAACTGTTTTATTAGTTTGCTAGCAATTCAGTTTGATATCCATCTAGAAAGCTTGGAAGATAATTGTACATGCTACTTCTCACTTTCTTATTTGTCAAATGCTCCTTCGTGAAATcataagagcaattccacccatggagcccttccccctggcaatccattattcaatccaccctattaaacagtaactgccttaaatgaatagtaactaccattaatgaacagtaattgccatttacatctccacccttggaaccctcccccctggcaataagcaattaaaataatagtttttttttgtttgtttaaataataaataactctctctctctctctctctctctctgacacaaaaaacataaaatattgcaaagccctcgggccacaggcccgtcgactccccaccccccttcgctcgggctcccaccctcactcgggcccttCCCCGCTGAAGCTGCTCCCACCGGCCCTCAGGCCCTTTCTCCTCCCCTGTCGCCCGAGCAACCAGCatccgctggagttgctctaaaggagggcagagaatcttcGCTGTTTGGGGCTTTAACTTGTACCCCATTATAGCTTGGACGGTGTTCTCGGCCTCTCCATATGCTTTTTGCACGTTTCTCACACAGGGCGCTAATTGCCGATGTGAAAAAATTCGGATCCAATTCTTCACCAATAAGTAATCTCATAAATACATTGAGAAGTTTTAGACACCATCTTTAATTGCGAGTGTGacaaaaatacttgaaaaaaaatactCTAACACTCATATTAAGGAGTACTTAATATGATTGTAGGAGAACTTTAGAATAATTTCATATCTACCTTCTTGTAGGTACGTTAGTTGCCATTTATATGTATAGGCTTTGAAGTATTGGGCTGCAAGTTTCACTTCCCTTCATTTTTCTCCCTAACTCATTGGATATTCCACAAGGGCATGTTAGTGGGATAATGCAACATCTCTTCAGCATGATTATagggatgaggatcctctcggGATCCTCACATCTAAGCCGTTCATCGTACGTCGTGTTGCCAGTTTTCTTTAGATACTATGGCCCTGTTTGGCACACCGTATAAGACACCGGATAGTACTAATAATACGATGTACGGTGTTTGGTGGTCGTTTGGATTAAATAAGCACCGGATTAAATAATCCGGGCCCACCATTTTAATACACTCTGCACCCGCTTAGCTATCCTCTCCAATAGGTTGGTATAATTAGTCGGGTTCGCGCCCAGTATGCTCTTCTCTCCGACCCTCTCTGCTCCTGCCCAACGCGAACTCCACCAAGGTATTGCTGCTCTGTCTCTCCGTCCTTCCCAACTGCCAGCAGAGGCTCCGGCGACGGGGGAGcccaagaaggaagaaaaggtAGCTAGGCAGACGAAACCCAGGTTTTCAATTATGGTGTTTCTGGGTTTTCAATtatgggttttcaattttttgcttCTGGGTTTTCATCTTCTCCAtctttttgcttttgggttttCATCTTCTCCATTTTTTGCTTCTGGGTTTTCATCTTCGCGATGGATTGACGAAACTCGAATGGGAGAAGCAAAGTGCTTCAAATGACAGAGAGGTGGAGATTTGAGAGGCTTCGGTGTTGATGGTCTTTGTAGAGTGCCTTTCATTTTGCTTCGGGAATGGGAGAAGCAAAGTGCTTCTCTTCTGCAAAGTGAAGAAACAACcgtacaaaaagaaaaataaacctAAGTATCAATTTTTatcttaaaatattaatattttgaattccacttatccggTATAATACCAAacatagtataaataatacggttattaatccgatactgcaccaaacgcccgactaatttagtcagtactatccggtggttatttatcctatccgacagaaatagtcagtacagtccgagctgccaaacgaggcctatttgtatttaattttaaataaaaaaattcaaatgatttctaaccgcacgatgtacgatgaatgattAGGATGTGAGAATCCTTAGGATCCTCACAATTTAGATCCTtatgggatccaaatcctgATTATAGCTCCACATCCTGATTTTTGAGAGTAGTGAATTGACTTCTTGAGGGGAAAAACTATGCCCCCACAGGCCTAAGTAGAATCAAGTCAAACTAACCCAAGTAAATCCCTATAATTAATctaaatcaaatcaaagtataTATGATACTTATACTATaatttagtggtattcctctttacttgtagaGAGGTCTAGGTTCGATTATCaccaaaagtgaatttgaaccatattattgctaacccattgtgagccTACTCCCTCACcctaatatcgtttgttcaaaaaaaaaaaaaaaaaaaaaactactcttTTGTTAACTTATTTTCGACATTTTAATCAcggaaaaaatttcaaaaaaagttGTTTTAAAGGATGTCTCCATTCCACTACTTGAGTTGTAacgtttaatttaaaatataaaatagttgTTGCTAATATGTTGATGTATACAAAGTTAAAAAACTttggtcaaaaattaaaaactaataaggtttcaatcaatgTACACTAGTAATTAGGAGCCCCATCAAAATCCTTCTGGACTGCTTTGCTATCAAATACATCAAACTTCATAGATTGACTCTTGATACTCCAAATACATTCACTTATCTAGTAGaattcatatatttatttagtgttCATGCATTCTTTGAGCAATGAATATGGATTCTgtatttttctctaatttttttggccaaaatttGAGATATCCAAcacccccaaaaaaaaaggcTAATCCTCAGAGAGACCCAAAAAAGCTAAAAATATTTCAACCCACCTATGGGCATAGTTAAATGTTTATAAATAGATGAAGCACTTACAATTTATAATTTAAGCAATTGAGATCACGTACTTACTTACGGAGACTTTtgagtttgaatttcttttttctgAATATCACTTgtccaaccaaaaaaaaaaaaaaagaggaaacaatttttgtcaaacattTTACATATTATATTGTGAATCCAAAGTCCAAACCATTGATTAAGTAGTAGTACAGGCTAAAGTAAAGTTATTAGTTACTTTATTCAGCCACTGCCAGTATGGCAAGAAAATCACAGAGCATAAATTAACTAGAGTGCAGGAAGATGGCCTTGTTCCACCAAAGAAGCAATGCAATCATCAAACATCTCTTGGATACTCTTAAACTTGAACCCTAGACTCTCCATCTTTGAGGTGTTCATCTCATAATGTGGCCTCCCTAGTTGCTCAAACCTGAAAATTCCCACGTCAATATTCGATTAATCATCTGATATAATTGATACGCTTAGTGTGACAcgcgttttttcttttttagagATTAGGATTCAGAATGCTTAATTAATTGTAGCtggtaaaaaataaaaccttGCGGGGATAGGTAAGGATGGATATCTTGCAGATAATAAGGAAGCCAACTCGTTGTTGTCCAAAACTGTTGAGCTGCAAAGATATCGACCATGAGCACTTTCATGCTCATATACTAAGATGTGACAGAGTGCAACATCATCAATGTGAACATATCCCATCCTTCCATGCCATTTGAATTTCTCTGTTTCTCCTACAAATAACCATTTAACGCGCTTATGATCAAGATTAAACGAAGCGTTTATGATGCAGGGACATAAATCAGCAGTAGTAGTACCTTTAAGCAGGCCAAGAACATCTGATGCAGTAGAACACAAATCAGGGGGCAAACTAGGCCCGATCACGAAAGAGGGTAGGATGGTTACCAAATCAATCCCATTTTCTTTGCAGAAATCCCATGCTGCTTTCTCAGCTAAAATTTTCGACAAGGGGTACCATATCTTTTGTAATTGGTAGATACATAATTTGTCAGTTCACCGTTCGGATGTACCATACGTAATGTACATGGAAAAAGAAATTATTGAGCTTAAGATATGTAATAGCATAGATCAATATAAATCTGCATTGCATTGTTTTGCAGCTAGCTATTAGTGTATATAACAATGGAAACCTTCAAAGTTATGTTGAATTCGCTGAAAAAATCATCGAATATTGGACTGCATACTGGCAGTGCTAAggaaaaatccttaacaagaACAGAAAGAGAGGGTTTTGTTAATTAGTGCTACCTGAAGCGTCTCACAGAGTTCGACAGAGCTCCAAGACGACTCATCAAGCGGTACATTGGAGGAGAAATCCCCATCTGGTCTCACCCTTACAGCTGAAGAAGATGAGGTGAGGACCACGCGCCTTAGAGACGGATTCTTCTTACACGAACGTAACACGTTCAGGGTGCCCTCAACAGCCGGTTCCAGGATTTCTGTCTGGATGACAAAAGATACTCACAAACTCAAGTTATGTACAAGACCACTAATTTTAAGCGAAATGTTCTCTTGTCCCGCATGCTATGTGTTAAACTATCAATCTCGGCTATCAGTACGGCGAAATTCTTTTTAAGCGTATAATCTGTATTGATAGTGTAACAACATAACATAAGTCATATATTTAACGAGAAAAAGTTAGACGAGCAACATGCCTTGGGATCAGATGAAGGTTTCAAAACAGGGGAAGCAGAGTGGAAAACACCATGGCACCCCAAGATTGCATCATCAAAGCTGCCTTCTTCCATCAAATCTGCCTTCACCAATCTGAGTCTTTCCTTAGCTCCTTCTAGCCTCCACAAATGCGCCAATTTCTTCTCGTTTCCTTTGAACTCATGCAGAAAACTACATAAGTTTTATGTCGAAAAAATGAATCCAATGCTACTTCAAGCAGATTGACTTGGGGGTTACGGTACCTACCTGGATCTCTTACAGTCCCTGTTACATGATAACCGGACAAGAGAAGCCGCTTAATGAGCCAGGATGCCAGAAAACCAGAAGCCCCGGTGACACAAACTTTACTTTTGGATTCGAGTTTTCGATCCATCTCATTCAAATTAGCAGTGCTTTAGTCCAACGGCATATTCCAAGCCACTAGGTTTTATAAGGAATGTATAGATATAAACAATACAGAAGTGCATGCTGCGTGCATTGAGGTTTCTCATTAAGAACTGTTTAGGTAAGCCATCCTATGCTTGTGGTTTATTACTATATAGATAATCTTGATCTTTATGAAGTTTATTAAGTCAAGGACATGAGGGAAATGATTTTTAGCTTGAGCTAAGGTTAGAAGTAGGCAAGTCATGCAAAAGTGATGAAGTCCGATGCCATTTTAGCAGCACAAGCTCCATATCAAATATTTGGACTCGATTTCTTGATCCCTCTTATAAACGATACTAATAAGCTTTGTTGGACGATATTGTAAGTCCAAATTTTTATAAACGATAGTTGTTGACATTATTACATGTAGATACGGCAttaaatttcttaaaaaaaaaaaaacacacactgttaaaaaaaaataactaataCAATTACCACTAGATTTAGGGCCAGTTTAGGATTGTTGTACTTTAAGAATAATCAGCTGTAACATAAAGCAGTTGAGTGTTTAATAAATTGCatttttaaaagtgttgtgaGTTTGAAAAACAATGTAAAAGAAGTATCTAGAAGGATAAATAATGTCATAGTTTAAAATTAATGAGCGTATTACAGGAATTAAAAATATTCTGAAGGCTTAACTCAGCTTTTTATTAAAGCAACTTTTAAAAGCAATATATAGGCTGCTTTTAAAAACTGCTGTCTGGAAAccattgcttttaaaataagcaGTACATTTTGTTTTTACCAATCACTATTTTATTGCTTAACTTTAAAGTGAaagagttttttgttaaaaaaagcaATACTAAACTAGGAattactctttcttatttttcattttctaatCAATTAAGGCGGAAAATTTGAACTTAAGTTCTTTTCAAATATTGGGAAGACACAACTACTAAACTTATTATAAGAAATGTGAATTGGAATCATTACGAATCTTGATGTCCCTGCTTTACTAGAACATGAGTGTCAGAGTATTAGATAAAATATTTCCAATTTCTCACTTCCATGTGTTTACTATGACAAatggtattaaaaaaaaagtatgaatcACTTCAAAACCTGTAATTGAATACTTAAAAATCAAGATGAGATTAATTAAAAGTAACAATTGAGtaaatttatattcatttttGATAAACAAGATTAACGAGGAGTTCTGTTTCTGGGTGCCAAGCGCCGTGGGTGCATTCGTGCCTTGCTACTTCTTATGACGTCGGCCTGGTTCTTTTGGCTGAAGGTTGAGTGCGTGGAAGTAAGATTAATCCTGATGATTGGGGATGGGTAATCATCTAGCTGATCTATTTGGGGGAGGGATAATTAGGGCTAAGataattttgcttttgtttgtgTCAGACTGGTTTGCTAAGTGGTGGTTTGATTACCTAGCTAATTGCTCTTTACTTGTTAGTTTTTTGGTTGTTTATGGTGtgagtttttctttaattagtcTAATTTATTGGTTGTCTCTATGGTCTCTATGGTTTCATTTTCGAGGCCCTGGCGTTCTCTCTTCTGTTTGTTGGGACTTTTGGCTCATCCAGGTCTTGTTGTTTGGGTGTAGATCCCATCTTTACTGGTGTTTCGTGGGGttttgggatacttttgcttttcttgggGACTGCTATCTTTGGGAACGTTTGATCTTCCCCTACTTGGTTTGCTTTATTGTGATTGGTTTTAGACTGTTCAGTCTGGTTGCGTTTTATTGGGGCTTTCTGCATGCGGACTTTGATCCCAACAATTGGTGGCTTGGGATAATCATGATCTTTGTCTTACGCTTCTTGAGCTCCCCTGATGACAGTAGGTTCATCGTGTTAGTTTATTTTGACGGTTGGTTTCCTCTTAATTGGCTCCCTATAAATCGTCACTTGGGTTTTCTGCTCAACCCACCAACCTAATACTCTCAAGCCTTTCCTTTCGTTTCTCTCTCAAGATGACCAACCCTCAGCTTGCTGCCTCCTCCTCGTCCTCTGCCCATAGACCTCGTATCTGCTCAGAGGGCTACATCCCCATATGGGAGAACCCTTTTCCCGTTCTCGAGCCCGGTCAAGACCTGGTGATCGTTGAGAAAGAGATGAGCACATTCACTATGGAAAGAGGTGTAACTAGGGTCACTACCCACCTTGCTTCCTCTACCAATGTTGACCATATGCTCTCTAGGGTTCTTAAGGGGAAGATGTTTGGCCAACCCCTTGATGCTCGTTTGATTAAATGGAAGCTAGGTCTCCTGTGGAAAAACGAGGTGAAAAGTACCTTTTATCTGGACCATTTTGGAAGGAAATGGTTTGCTCTTGAGTTCACGGATGAAGACGACTTGAAGTATGTCCTAAACAATAGGCTATGGTATGTCTGGGGCCAAATTTTCCATCTGGAACGATGGAAACAAAACTTCAAGGATACTGATATTATTACTAAGCTGGTGGTGTGGGCGAGATTGCCACATGTCCCCGGTGCAATACAAAGAAGAACAAATTATCAGGGACATCACTCAACCAATCGGGAAAGTGATTAGGGTTGATGAAGTAACTTTGGGTCTGAACGGGCTGTTCGTGAAAGTTTTGCTGGAGGTGGACCTACATTTCCCTCTGAAGTGTGTTTTAATTATAAACCACGATGAGGATTCACCTATTATGATCAGCTATGAGAAATTATACGAGGTTTGCTTCTATTGCGGATGAAGGCGTCTTGAAAGACATAGCTGTGCGGAATTTGAACCAACTGTTTACCCAGAAGATGTAGTTATTGATGAAGATATAAAAGCTTGTCTTCAGGATAATGTGATGCTATGTTTTCCTAAGGCTGCTAATGTCGATGAGGATTATATGGAGTGTGAGGAATCGAGCCAGCGAATGGAGGTTGGCGGACCGGATGAAGAGGGTTGGACTACGGTCATTCCCAAATGGAAGAGGAGATGTGAGAAAAGAATTTCTGGTGAAAGCTCAAAAGAGGGTAGGTCCTATAAGGAGGTGGCTTCTAGCCTTAAGCTGAAACGGACTCCGAAGGCGGACTTAGTGCATGACTGGAGGAGGGCTGGGAAGGCTAAGGAGCATGATAGGCAAGTAAATGCAGATTGTCTAGATTACCGAGGCATTGCTAGTGATGACTTCCTTTTTTATGTTAAGTTCATCAATGAGTGGTTCTTACCTGACTACCTAGTTTTCGATAATCTTGTTGATATAACTTTTCAATGTGAGTCTTATAATTCTAGTGGACTTAGACTaggaaaattgaattttttttatgccATGTCTATGCTGGAACAAAATCAGGATGCTATAATGCCATCTGTGCAAGACAATGAGTCTGgagctagagagcacactgggGACTTTGTTGCTGCTTTGGATGCAACTGAGATGACTTCTACAACTACTAGACCTACGGTGGGAATGCTAAGTCCTAGGAAGCGTATTCGAGAGCAAAATGTCGATGAGGCGGGTCCATCTACTTATCTTGACGAGTTAGATTAATGAAGGGTATGGTGTGGAACTATAAGGGTATGGGAAGACTAGAGTTCATATCTAATTTCAATTGTCTTTGTAGTTTGTCTAAGTTAgatttcttttgctttgttgAAACCAAGTCTGCTATGGAGAAAGCCCCTACTAGTTATTTTGTGAGACATTTTGATCAATTTTTTGTATGTAACCCTGTGGGAAGTTCGGGGAAGTATTTCTATGTTGGAACTCTAGCATGTTAGATGTTAATGTTATCTCTACTTCTTCGCTTTTTATTTATGCTTCTATTAGGGATGTGGTGCTgaatgttgaatttttttactACTTTTGTTTACGTTTACTCTAAAAAAACCCTTCAAGAGAGTATGTGGTAGGAGTTACTTACCCTCAACCCTGGTCATAAGCCTTGGATGATGGTAGGGGATTTTAACTGTATCATAAACACTCAGGAAAAGTGGTGGGGGGGGGGGCAATTGAAATAACAATTGTTATATGacaaattttgtgaatttttttaacaaaattggtCTTATTTCTTTACATGCACCTAGGGTTCCTTTTACTTGGACTAACAACCATAAAGATGAAACTCTCATTTTTGAGAGACTTGATAGAGTAGCAAACTCCTACTGGCTTGAAGCCTATCCTAACTATTTCCTTCATAACTATCATATTTTGGGTTCTGACCATAGTCCTGTTTTCTTGGATACGGTCGGACCTCGTGTTAGTCAAAGAATGGAGACTTGGAGGTACGATGAGAGATTGTCCCCAATGGACTATTTTAAGGGTTGTTTAAGTTTTCTTTCCTTGTGAGAAATTGGAATCATGTGGTGTTTGGGtcagttaaagaaagaaaacagaagCTCCTAAATGATCTTAGCAAAATCCAACAGGAAATTATGTCATTGAATAGCAATGCTAATGTTTATAATACTCTACAGGATAAAATTCAACTAGAAGTGCAAATAAATGATCAACTCTCTCGGGTTctcaaggaggaagaagtaaTGTGGGCTCAAAAAGCTGAAGCCAACTGGCTTAAAAATGGTGACAAAAATACAAGGTTCTttcaattgagtgcaatgataaggaaaaaatggaatgaaATCAACAAAATTCGAGATGGCAATAGATTTTGGTGGTCTAAAGGAGAGGGGATGGAGCAGGTTTTtgttaatgaatttaaaatgaGATTTGCACGAGGGCAAAATCCCTCCCTTGACCAGATTAAGTTGGTTACCTGCATCATTGAACCCTGTATAACAAGTGAACAAAATTGTAAACTAACTGCTATTCCCACGGATATTGAGATCTGGAATACTGTTAAAAGTATTGGAGCTCTTAAAGCCCCAGGTCCTGATGGGATCCATGCTAGATTTTATTAGGAGTGTTGGAGTATGGTTGGACCTTCTATGTGCAACACGGTCAAGGATTGTTTTGTGAATTGTACTAACCTCCATTTGATTAACCATACGAATATTGCTTTAATCCCGAAAGTGGAGTTCCAATGAGATCGTAAATAATTATTGTCCGATAAGTCTTTGCAATGTGAGCTATAAAATTATAACTAAGGTTTTACGTGCCAGGCTAAAATCCATTATTCCTATTTGCATATCCCCTAACCAGGGAGCGTTTACGCCGGGAAGATCTATTCAAGATAATATTTTAATTGCTCATGAACTATTCACAAGTTTTAACAGGAAGAAGGGAAGAATGGGGGGATCTTGCCATTAAGCTTGACTTGGAAAAGGCTTATGATTTACTTAACTGGGTTTACATCAAGTGTGTTTTGGAAAGTTTTGGATTTTGTCAAAGGTGGGTTAACCTAGTGATGAAGTGTATTTCCTCGGCTTCTTTTTCTATCAATATTAATGGTGAACCTCATGGATATTTTAATGCAAGCAGAGGTATAAGACAAGGTGACCATTTTTCTCCGTATATTTTCATCATTTGTATGGAACCTTTAATCAGATAATTAAATGCCTTAGCAACTGTTCCTAAAACTCATATTGGTTTACTCACCAACccatttggctataaagtttcAAATCTTATTTTTACGGATGATTGTCTCATTTTTATTAAAGCTACTACTAAGGGTGCTAGAAATGCTATGGATGTTCTAAGTAagtttgtcacagcccgtcccggataTGTACGTTAATTATTTATCGGAGGTGTGAAAAGTCGAAATTACCCCTGGATGTTGAGTTGTATTATTGGTTTaattgtgtttttggactaatattcttaaatcctaattgtttggaaccaattaggattagAGTTTGGTGCATTGTGGGTTGTTGACTATTTTGGACCACACATCACTCCTCCATTATCTTTCTCACTCCCGTGCACACTCTCTCTCGGtttcactctctttctccttcgaactcgtacgAACAATCACCCAAAACCCTTGAAACTTCATGGATCGTGGTCAAAGTtggcaccattgtgttcgtgaagctCAGACGAATCgattggtacccatttcaggtatggataccttcgaaaaccctagtttttcataacccctgatttgtgcactgttcatgcacacgtaaatatggaggtttttgggaatttgaagcttgtaggaagcttagtgaggtcctaaggaagctcggaatgCTTCGGttaaaggttttggacgtcgggatcgtgtggatgaagtttggccggtttttcttggaattctcTGGTGAGATCCCGTGACTTTTAGAACTTTAAATTAGTATGATTgtgttctacaagttaagagcttcattttggtataaattgcgtgaaaaatggtgcaaaaatgagCGAGAAATAGGCAGTTGCAGGTCTGCCCAGAATTCGGCGCCAGTGACACTATTCCGGCGTCTGGAGATTAAAGATGATGCATGTGAGGCCGTGCCCTCCCCTGCGCATGGGGGTGCGTGAGCCACAGAAAAT
Encoded proteins:
- the LOC126585455 gene encoding tetraketide alpha-pyrone reductase 1-like; this encodes MDRKLESKSKVCVTGASGFLASWLIKRLLLSGYHVTGTVRDPGNEKKLAHLWRLEGAKERLRLVKADLMEEGSFDDAILGCHGVFHSASPVLKPSSDPKTEILEPAVEGTLNVLRSCKKNPSLRRVVLTSSSSAVRVRPDGDFSSNVPLDESSWSSVELCETLQIWYPLSKILAEKAAWDFCKENGIDLVTILPSFVIGPSLPPDLCSTASDVLGLLKGETEKFKWHGRMGYVHIDDVALCHILVYEHESAHGRYLCSSTVLDNNELASLLSARYPSLPIPARFEQLGRPHYEMNTSKMESLGFKFKSIQEMFDDCIASLVEQGHLPAL